The Macadamia integrifolia cultivar HAES 741 chromosome 3, SCU_Mint_v3, whole genome shotgun sequence genome segment ATGAGTGTATGACAATCTAAGAATTAGAAGGAATTATAGTTAAACCTACAGTGTGTTTCTAAAACTTTAATATGTTGATATTTAGGGTTTGCTTTTGCCTTTGAATTAANNNNNNNNNNNNNNNNNNNNNNNNNNNNNNNNNNNNNNNNNNNNNNNNNNNNNNNNNNNNNNNNNNNNNNtaaaaataaaaaaaaaaggctctagAAAGAATTATGAGCATTGGATGCGAAAATGACTTGAGAATGCGTGTAAAGATGCAATATATATTATCTCATATCTCATTTAAAATGTTTGTTTCATCAATGGAAATGAACGATTCAAGAATTGGATTGGAAGGCCTGAGATGATCAGAAGGATTCTTTCTGGGGGatcctctctatctctctctggCTTTTAATTGTGGAGATTACGGAAAATCTAGTTAACTTTTTTTGCAGATTGTGTTTAAATGATTGGAATTATGCAGTTGTAATCTCTCATTAGTTGATATACTTGATGAGTTCTCTCCATCTAATACTTCAAAGTTTTGACTTAAACCCTCCAACATTCTACATATTTGGTGATGCCTTTTTCATTTGTAAATTGTGAGAGATGctaatttcattttcattgcTTCTCCAATCTAATATGATGAGGAACTAATGAatgaaaaatgtgaaataaaaaaaaaataataaaaataataaaaaaattcttgccTACTTTGCATGGATAGAGAAGGGAGAGGCTGAAATGGTGCAACATGTCAAATTTAAAAGTTAAACACAATAATTTAAACCCTTATaattggtatttcccttgtttTAATTGTAATCCATCTTGGTTTGTATTTCTCCACACAAATTTAGACATCTTAgatctgccacatggcaaagACCCCTTCCTCGATGGTCTATGCATTTACCATATCCAATCCTTCTCAAGAGCTTTATCCCccaaaaagaagagggaaaaaaaaaatctcaaaaggGGTTGTGCTCCCACTCTCAATACTTAAGAGTTCCTATAAGAGGAAGTGTCTTATGATTGTCAAATTCAAATATTCTGAAAATGCAGACCAAACCCACACCCACCCAAAACCAACCCCTCaccttttaataaaatatatatatatatatatacatatattaaaGAGGTGGGGAAATAGAGGGTAAATTTTGCCTTGAATACTTCTATTTCCATTCCTTTCCATTGTATGCCTGATTGCTTACAAAGGTGGTGAGCCATTACAAATCCAACAAAATGAGCAAGTCAAGAATCACTGCTAGAAACATGCACACATAATTCCCCTCTCAAGTCTGATCAGCGTTTGCCATCTGCCCTCTCTTAATTATTCCCTTCCAAATCCCCCCAAATCAGCCAACATAATTAAGCCAGCCAAATAAATATGAGATATGGGGACCTTAGCCTTATTATATACATTATCaccacaaaaacaaaacatgTGGGACCCTCATATTTCTGACACCACACGCATTTTATACCGCATGATTTGATTGATGACCAACCATTAttcatcttattctttttttcatataattccaaattaagatgaaaaaaaaaaaatagtctcaACATTaatttatgataaaaaaatttatacacAGCGGTATACGTATATAATAGTCGTGCCTTCAACTGTTGGATGAGTAATTAAACTTTTGTCTCCCCCACACCCATCCAACGGTTGTAAGGTACGACCATATACATACTAATGTGCATAAAAACAtgattatttatatattattatctATAATTTTGGTTTAATAAACTCATACAATTGATAGGTACATACGGACAAACCATATTGTGTAATATGATATGTATTTATGTTTAATATATAGTTAGTTAAGATGTGTACAACAAAAATACAATGTTTTGGTATTGGTTTAAAATGGATTTGAACTTACACTTAAAATGGTCCAaagttttggaaaaaaaatggaaagagaaataaaattgaaatacaATAATACAATTTAGAAAGGTATATATGGGgttgaaaaaaatacaaaataaaaaaggataaatGTACATTCGTGTAGAgaaatatttattatatttttaagatTCAAAACTTTCAATTTGTCTTTTAAAGTATGTTTGACTTATTCAGTTCAAGTTGTAATCTAACATTTTCTTTCAActtttgattcaatttttagttttagtctaacattgaaaggaaaatatgagagagaatTTCAAGAGAAttattttttatccctaatttctataATTTTCTAGAATGAAGTTTTTTTAGGTTAAAAAATAGATATACATTGTATTATAATGTAATTTAAATAAcatgatttttttcctatatctTTTAAtgcaatttaagaaaaaatacatataaaacaaaataataataaatcatattatATGTGCTTTATACACGTTTTAACTAGTTAAAACAAGATTcccatatttttattatatagaTGAATATGTATAATAAAATTATTcaatcatttcattttatcaAATTTAACGTTAACTGAATTAGTTAAAATTTATAGGTTTCAATGCAACAACATGATCTAGTTAACCACTCATATTTTATTTACAAAATCATgttatcagattttttttttttttttttttttttttgtggaatatTTTATCAGATCTAAAGTACTTGTTCGATGTAAGAAAGATATTTTtataagaattaaaaaatttcatgaCTCAAATCTTTAGCATTCTATTATTTATCACATATATTTACTATTTAGACAAAATGTCATCACCTATTGTCATTAAAATAcaaacctcagggtagaagagaaggaaagaatttATTGTCTATTGTTGTCCAATGGTAAAATCTGTCACCGAGACCCGTGGTTTACCCTGTGACAGAAATTAACTATTTGTGTCCACTCACGCCTATGAGCTTagctgattttttatttatcaaaaatagCTTTTTAATCTCTAATAAATAAGCCTAATATGTCCAATCGGTTTTGATATCTGTATCAGCACGATACCTGATATTGATTAGCTATAATCCTAATATACTCACGTTCCACGATCTGATCACTTATATCAAGTTGCTAGGTAAtacaaatttaataaaaaataaaaattaatttaaatacttaatacatttttttaaatttatatgaTATAATATATACATTAATACATCCGGGGGATAGCGTAATTGATGAACAACTAACTTAGCATGAGTCATAACCTATAATACACATCCTAAATTCAACTTCCATTAAATACACCTTAAACCACTCACACGAAATGTTTAGTGTATTAATATTCAtttatgtattaaaaaatatatatatatatatatatatatatttccacaTTAGAGGccaaagagatggatttttttttctccactatttcttctctctatttccatggattttgtccatttgAAATCTCTCTAATTACAAATTACCGTAACcaaccccccccctccctctccttttccttcctttctccctGGAGGATTTTCCAAGTTTCAATCCAGAAAAGGaatttaaaagttaaaaaaaaaaaaccctaaaaaaatccTAACTAAGCCGGTGAGATAACAAAATTACCACCACACTGTactaattcaaataaaaaaaaaaaaaaaaaaaaaaaagaaactcgaGAGAATCTGAAGCTGTCAAGCTACGCGTCTTTCTTGAGATCGACAACGACCACACTGACATTGTCCGTGCTATGCCTAGCAAGGGCCACCTTAGTCAGTAACATGGAGGCATCGGAGGAATTGTCGCCGACGACTCCATTTCCCGCCGGAGACAAAGGAGGTGACGGAGCTTGGCCAGAGAGGCACATCCGTGCAATACTACAGGCGGTATCGTTGGACACTACGTCCCATAACCCATCGCTCGCCAGTATCAGGCACTCATCTTCTTCCGTCCGATCAGTTATCGTCACCTCCGGTTCCGATATCACGAAAGGCTTCAAGTAATCGTCTCCTATTGCTCTTGACATGGCCAGAACTCCAAGAACTCTTGGTCCATCCCAGTATATTACCCGCCCTCCGGCTTCCTGTATCCGGGCAAGCTCGTCCGGCCGATCGGGCTGTGAACcacataaaaataaaacccaaattcaggaaaaataaataaaaatcttctgTCGCAGATCCCAAGTTCTAAAGAAAAAGGACATGACAAGGAAAGCAAATTTGTCATCCTATGTTTAAATTATTATTGATTGAAGAAAGGCGCGCGAAATGAAGAGGCGATGATACAGATCTACTGTTTGAATCTCTTCAGGTTGATCAGAATGTTTCGATTCGTACTCCCAACGGATCAGTCCAACGGACTAAGAAATCACAGATTCAATACAAAGAATTCCAATATTTGCCAGAGAATAGCTCCAGAGAATCAATGAACCCCCTTCAGGTACAGCAGAGAACCAGACGCGAGCTAAGCATCCGGTTCCAATGGCTAAATCCATAACAAGAAGCTAGCCCCAAAACAAGGTGATCACGACTCGACCGTGAATTGATACATCTAACCACATTTTTCTGGTTTGTTTTGAGAATCGAGCCATCAAACACATTAAATTATGTGAACTCCAGATCTAGCGAAGTTTCCTTCGTCTTGtttgttttcaattttctaCACTGGCCTCTTCAAGTTTTTATTAATATTGAATGCAGAGATTTTATAATAAATTTCGATAAATCTCATTATCACCTTATGATCAGTGGAGAGCGGAACGGCCTTTCCAGCACGGCTCAGTACGGCACGAGAATCACCACAGTTAGTGACGATGATCTTGTCCGGAGTTACGATGGCAACCACTGCAGTTGATCCTACGGCGTCGCACTCTTGCGTCTGGAGTTCGCACCTGCAATTCGTCCTTGGTACATCGCTACTTTTTTCCGACACCTCTTTGTCCATACGAGAGAAACTTCGCTCCATCGTTTCCTTCCACTCTATTGTAGTTACTTCCCGATTCTCCAGCTCTTCTTTCACTAGCTGATGCATTCGCTCTTTACAAGATTTCGCTACCTAAAACCTTCAGGTCAGTTCCTGTATAAAAACTCAattaacgagagagagagagagagagagagagagagagaggaataagCATACATGAGAACATCCATGACCATCGTAAACGGCAAAGAAATGCATTCCAGAGGTATGCAGACTATCCCGCCGGCAAAATGAGGGATGAATTGCCACTGCATCTTCCATATCTCTTCTTCGGCCACACACGGATGTGATGCCGTACTTGGGGCACTGTTCTAACATCACCGGCTCGATCGGGACAGTATCCGAGGGACTACAAGGACTTAAGGACGATCGCACCGGCGACCCACTCGAAATCGAATTGGAGAACTCGGTCGCTTCCGATGATTCGTTCTCCGCCTCTGAATCCAAACGATGTTGCAGAACCTCCAAAGCACCACCACAGTTCCCAACTACGTTCTCGCACTCTCGCGGTGATGAATCCGAATAAACATCTAGCTTCAAGCGTTTCCGTCCATCTTTCGGTGGTAAGGCCATGCCTGCTATGTACTTGAATCTACGGATCTCCATTCTCCGTCGCCTCGCAGCTCGTGAAGTAGGCTCACACGACGTTGCCGAATCACTCTCACCGACAACACAACATATTTCCGCCATTGCTGCTCTCTCCCCGTCTTTCGATCCTCCAAAACAACCGAAATCCAAAGACGAGACTCAAATCTAACTCGAACTCGAACTCGAACTCGATTTCAGTTCTAAAACATaatcagagaagaagataagagattAGAATATGGAAATTCTCTTCGAAGAAAGCTCACATGAACCCCTTACGAACGCCCCATGGACGCCTTTTAAGAGAGGGGACATCCATGAAGAggtctttctctttctactgGGACCCAAACAGAAACGGGCAGCTGCCCCTAACAATGACGGGCGGCTCGACAGGTACAGTCGGTGTAACGTAGTGCTTCTCCGCCTACTCAAGGCCATCTCCACCGTCCATCTCACTACTCTCCTACGCAGTAACACAACACGTATAGACCGCTTCATCTCTTACCGTTGAGACGTGGCCCAATCACCTGTCAACACGACGACTAAGAAGACCTGCCCTTTTCTGACACGCATGTGGTCCTAGCCTCCTAGGTAACCTCTCTCTCCAATCTCCAGCAATTCGCTTTTTCGCGGGCTTTTCTTTcaccatattttattttatttaaggaGGAATACCACGTGTCACGATCGTGGTATTAGAAGAATGTCATACGATTTAATTATTCCAGCTGTCCAATTAAAATCGTCTACGTAACGGTGGGACATTTTGACACGTATGAGCCCATATGTCCAAATCGTGAATATCTGAGGTTTGGTCATATTGTTTGCCGGACACGTGTCAAAAAAGACGTGGATCAGGAGACCCCGACCTCCTTCATCGCAAACCTCTCATCCCACCCCACAaatcaaataaaaggaaattattTACTTAAACTTCACTGTATTTGCTAGCTTGCGCTGATGGTATAtgatttagggaaaaaaaaaatccttattttATTCTACCATGTcccagggaaggaaaagaaaaggaagaggtggtacttttattattaattatttaaaaatggGAATGTACCTTAAACTACGCGTGGCTTTGATCCGCAAGCTTCTTCgaaattctttttctctttgtttaatagttaaaaataaaaagtataaTTACAGGTGTCTATGAGTCCGGATTTTAATTGTTCCACCATTTTAAGACTAAGATTAGAGAACAACCGGTCCTGTACCTTCCAATTTGATTAAATATTATCCAGTCCGCCAAAGATGGAGAAGCGCGAAatgtttaaaatgcattttgttATAATTAAAATGATGAATTGAGGAATAATCTTCTTTAACAAGTGAGGAAAACTATAAAAGGTGCCACGAGAGAGTGCTTTACGATGAATTTTAATGTGTTCTTTAGTAGGTTGTTCTAACATGTGTTATATTTattcttttaaaaataagagTTGTTAAAATGATTTAACTAGACTAAGAACTGAACAATTACGGTAAGACAAAACCCTAACATCAATTCACCCTTTTGGTTAAAATCGTTGAGATGCCATGGGGTTGCAAGAAAAATTAGTGGATTGGGCCAGCCAAATTGGCTTTGATATGGTTCGACTACATTGATATATCGCTTGAGCTATACATGTATTGATACTAATATACTTAATTAACACTAATACTAATACGAATGGTATGAAATCCAGAACCCAAAAGGAGGCGATGAGGTACGCGTCTATGGCCCCT includes the following:
- the LOC122073066 gene encoding protein phosphatase 2C 37-like; this encodes MAEICCVVGESDSATSCEPTSRAARRRRMEIRRFKYIAGMALPPKDGRKRLKLDVYSDSSPRECENVVGNCGGALEVLQHRLDSEAENESSEATEFSNSISSGSPVRSSLSPCSPSDTVPIEPVMLEQCPKYGITSVCGRRRDMEDAVAIHPSFCRRDSLHTSGMHFFAVYDGHGCSHVAKSCKERMHQLVKEELENREVTTIEWKETMERSFSRMDKEVSEKSSDVPRTNCRCELQTQECDAVGSTAVVAIVTPDKIIVTNCGDSRAVLSRAGKAVPLSTDHKPDRPDELARIQEAGGRVIYWDGPRVLGVLAMSRAIGDDYLKPFVISEPEVTITDRTEEDECLILASDGLWDVVSNDTACSIARMCLSGQAPSPPLSPAGNGVVGDNSSDASMLLTKVALARHSTDNVSVVVVDLKKDA